From the Esox lucius isolate fEsoLuc1 chromosome 21, fEsoLuc1.pri, whole genome shotgun sequence genome, one window contains:
- the myca gene encoding transcriptional regulator Myc-A: MPLNSSLASKNYDYDYDSIQPYFYVDNEDEDFYHQQQGQLQPPAPSEDIWKKFELIPTPPLSPSRRPSLSCLFPSTADQLEMVTEFLGDDVVNQSFICDPDYSQTFLKSIIIQDCMWSGFSAVAKLEKVVSERLASLQAARKESAVGDNVECVSTRLNANYLQDLNTSASECIDPSVVFPYPITETQKPSNVVPPTDLALDTPPNSGSSSSSGSDSDDDDEEEEEEGEDDEEEIDVVTVEKRHAVKRSDSGTPETRHHSPLVLKRCHVSTHQHNYAAHPSTRHDQPAVKRLRLESSGGSSRVLKPISSNRKCSSPRTSDTEDYDKRRTHNVLERQRRNELKLSFFALRDEIPEVANNEKAAKVVILKKATECIYSMQTDEQRLVSLKEQLRRKSEHLKHKLAQLQNSNI; the protein is encoded by the exons ATGCCGCTGAATTCAAGTTTGGCGAGTAAAAACTACGACTATGATTACGATTCTATCCAGCCATATTTTTATGTTGACAACGAAGACGAGGATTTCTATCATCAGCAACAAGGACAGCTTCAGCCACCGGCTCCAAGCGAGGACATATGGAAGAAATTTGAGTTGATTCCcactcctcctctgtcccctaGCCGGCGACCATCGCTATCTTGTCTTTTCCCTTCAACTGCGGACCAACTCGAAATGGTTACGGAGTTTCTCGGGGACGACGTTGTAAACCAGAGTTTCATCTGCGATCCCGACTACTCCCAAACCTTCCTCAAGTCTATTATAATTCAGGACTGCATGTGGAGCGGCTTCTCGGCTGTAGCCAAGTTGGAAAAAGTGGTGTCTGAGAGACTTGCCTCGCTCCAGGCTGCTCGGAAAGAATCTGCCGTCGGCGATAACGTGGAGTGTGTTAGCACTCGGTTGAACGCAAATTACTTGCAGGATCTTAACACATCCGCGTCAGAATGCATTGATCCCTCGGTGGTCTTTCCTTACCCAATAACCGAGACCCAAAAACCAAGTAATGTAGTACCACCCACAGATTTGGCATTGGATACCCCACCCAACAGCGgtagcagcagcagcagtggTAGTGACTCAG atgatgatgatgaggaggaggaggaggaaggcgAAGATGATGAGGAAGAGATAGACGTGGTGACTGTGGAGAAGAGGCATGCTGTGAAGCGGAGTGACTCTGGCACGCCGGAGACCAGGCACCATAGTCCCCTCGTGCTTAAGAGGTGCCATGTCTCCACCCACCAGCACAACTACGCCGCCCACCCGTCCACGCGGCACGACCAGCCGGCTGTCAAGAGGCTGAGGCTGGAGAGCAGCGGCGGCAGCAGCCGGGTCCTCAAGCCGATCAGCAGCAACCGCAAGTGCTCAAGTCCGCGGACTTCGGACACAGAGGACTACGACAAACGAAGGACTCATAACGTATTGGAGCGTCAGCGGAGAAACGAGCTCAAGCTGAGCTTTTTTGCTTTACGGGATGAGATACCAGAGGTGGCCAACAATGAGAAGGCAGCCAAAGTGGTGATTCTGAAGAAGGCTACAGAATGCATTTACAGCATGCAGACAGACGAGCAAAGACTAGTCAGCCTCAAAGAACAGCTGAGAAGGAAAagtgaacatttaaaacataagCTGGCACAGCTGCAGAACTCAAACATTTGA